Below is a genomic region from Microbulbifer sp. ALW1.
GCTGACCTTTATGCATGGCACCCGCACCGAGATTTTCGGCGAGGACTGTTATGTAACGCGTTCTGGCTACACCGGTGAAGACGGATTTGAAATTTCCATCGCCGCCAGCGCAGTGGAGTCGTTCGCGCGCAAGCTGCTGGAAGACGGCCGTGTACAGATGATCGGGCTCGGTGCCCGCGACACCCTGCGCCTGGAAGCGGGCCTCTGTCTGTATGGCAATGATATGGACAGCAACACTACCCCGGTGGAAGCGAGCCTGCTGTGGAGCATTGCCAAACCGCGCCGCGCGGACGGCGCCAAGGCCGGTGGCTTCCTCGGTGCCGATATCGTACTGGGGCAAATCGCAGAAGGGGTCTCGCGCAAGCGTGTGGGTTTCTCCGTGCAGGGCAAGATCCCGGTGCGCGCCGGTGCCGACATTATCGATGAAGCCGGCAATGTGGTCGGCAAGGTCACCAGTGGCGGTTACGGCCCCACCCTCGGTGCCGCCATCGCTATGGGCTATGTGGATCGCGGCTATGTACAAACCGGTACCGGCCTGCAGGCTCTGGTGCGCGGTAAGGCGGTACCGATCGTCGTTGCCAAAACACCGTTTGTACCCCAGCGCTACTACCGCGGTTGAGCCGTGCCTGACTCACATTAGAGTCACACCAGAATCACACATTTAAATTCAGGGAAAAACACATGAGCAACGTGAAATACAGTGAGAGCCACGAGTGGTTTGCCGTCGAGGGTGACGAGGTCATCGTGGGTATCACCGAGTTTGCCCAATCCCAGCTGGGAGACGTGGTGTTTGTCGAACTGCCGGAAGAGGGTGCCGAGCT
It encodes:
- the gcvT gene encoding glycine cleavage system aminomethyltransferase GcvT; its protein translation is MKNESQKTPLYDLHVELGGKMVPFAGYAMPVQYRAGIVQEHLHTREAVGVFDVSHMGQLVVRGESAATALEKLLPIDVQALQIHQQCYAVMTSEAGGILDDLIITRWAEDEFFLVVNAATAAADIAHLQQHLRGCDIRVLGQQALLAVQGPMAGELIGELAPATRALTFMHGTRTEIFGEDCYVTRSGYTGEDGFEISIAASAVESFARKLLEDGRVQMIGLGARDTLRLEAGLCLYGNDMDSNTTPVEASLLWSIAKPRRADGAKAGGFLGADIVLGQIAEGVSRKRVGFSVQGKIPVRAGADIIDEAGNVVGKVTSGGYGPTLGAAIAMGYVDRGYVQTGTGLQALVRGKAVPIVVAKTPFVPQRYYRG